In Tachysurus vachellii isolate PV-2020 chromosome 1, HZAU_Pvac_v1, whole genome shotgun sequence, a genomic segment contains:
- the impa1 gene encoding inositol monophosphatase 1, whose protein sequence is MPDLWQEAMDHAVAVARKSGEIVRGALQNERKVMCKSTSVDLVTKTDQKVEQLIISSVREKFPTHSFIGEESVAEGQPCVLSDNPTWIIDPVDGTTNFVHGYPFVAVCIGFAVEKTLEFGVVYSCIEDKMYTARRGKGAFCNGQPLQVSHQKDINQSLIATEFGSNRDPEVVDKIFSNMRKILCLPVHGMRGAGSAALNMCLVASGCVEAYYEIGIHCWDVAAAAVVVQEAGGVLMDLEGGPMDLMSRRIVAANSQTIAEKIIKEVEAFPADRDDAPLENKQ, encoded by the exons ATGCCGGACCTCTGGCAGGAAGCAATGGACCACGCTGTGGCTGTGGCCAGAAAATcaggagag atagTACGGGGGGCCCTGCAGAATGAAAGGAAGGTGATGTGTAAAAGCACGTCCGTGGACCTGGTGACTAAAACGGACCAGAAAGTGGAGCAGCTCATTATCTCTTCAGTCAGAGAGAAGTTTCCGACACACAG ttttATCGGTGAAGAGTCAGTAGCTGAGGGTCAGCCCTGTGTTCTGTCTGATAATCCTACCTGGATCATCGACCCTGTGGACGGAACCACCAACTTCGTACATGG ATATCCGTTCGTCGCCGTGTGTATCGGGTTTGCAGTGGAAAAGACG ttagAGTTTGGTGTGGTGTACAGTTGTATAGAGGATAAGATGTACACTGCACGCAGGGGGAAAGGAGCGTTCTGTAATGGACAACCTCTACAAGTCTCCCATCAGAAAG ACATTAATCAGTCCCTCATCGCCACAGAGTTCGGCTCAAACCGAGATCCTGAAGTCGTCGACAAGATTTTCTCCAACATGAGGAAGATCCTCTGTCTGCCAGTGcacgg GATGCGTGGTGCAGGTTCTGCCGCGTTGAACATGTGTCTGGTGGCGTCGGGTTGCGTGGAGGCGTATTATGAGATCGGGATCCACTGCTGGGACGTGGCGGCCGCTGCGGTCGTCGTGCAGGAGGCAGGAGGAGTTCTCATGGACTTAGAGG GTGGACCAATGGACCTGATGTCCAGAAGAATCGTCGCAGCGAATAGCCAAACCATTGCTGAGAAGATTATTAAAGAGGTGGAGGCGTTTCCTGCGGACCGGGACGACGCCCCTTTAGAGAATAAACAATGA